A genomic window from Salvia hispanica cultivar TCC Black 2014 chromosome 5, UniMelb_Shisp_WGS_1.0, whole genome shotgun sequence includes:
- the LOC125188057 gene encoding mitochondrial inner membrane protease subunit 1-like: MERVAFLAKAAVHKAILYSPIRYFKLIGPSMRPTFDDFNIVLAEKISILRGKVGRGDIVIMVSLEQSKLLIKRIKAVGGDVVSYTPPTNRGRGYTDLKKTLVVPNGHVWVEGDNLPLSRDSRSFGAVPYRYLRYKVFAVIQTSC; this comes from the exons ATGGAGAGAGTGGCATTCTTGGCGAAGGCAGCCGTGCATAAAGCCATATTGTATTCCCCAATCAGATACTTCAAA CTCATTGGTCCCAGCATGCGCCCCACCTTCGATGACTTCAACATCGTTTTGGCTGAAAAGATATCAATCCTCCGCGGCAAAGTCGGCCGGGGTGACATCGTCATAATGGTTAGCCTCGAGCAATCGAAGTTGCTAATCAAGAGGATCAAGGCTGTCGGGGGCGACGTCGTTTCTTATACTCCCCCCACTAATCGCGGTCGCGGATATACTGATCTCAAGAAGACTCTTGTT GTACCAAATGGGCATGTTTGGGTTGAAGGGGATAATTTGCCCCTCAGTAGAGATTCCAGGTCTTTCGGTGCAGTTCCTTACCGGTATCTACGCTATAAAGTATTCGCTGTG ATTCAAACAAGCTGTTAG
- the LOC125191282 gene encoding mitochondrial inner membrane protease subunit 1-like, whose product MERVASMAKAAVHKARSYCSPIKYFILMGASMRPTFDDFNIVLVEKISILRGKVDRGDIVIMVSPDQSTTFLTKRIKALGGDVVSYAPPNNLPRGYTDLNKTLVPNGHLWVEGDNLLNSRDSRHFGAVPYEHLRYRVFAVVWPPSECRLISNKIE is encoded by the exons ATGGAGAGAGTGGCATCCATGGCGAAGGCAGCCGTGCATAAAGCCAGATCATATTGCTCTCCGATCAAATACTTCATA CTCATGGGTGCCAGTATGCGCCCCACCTTCGATGACTTCAACATCGTTTTGGTTGAAAAGATATCAATCCTCCGCGGCAAAGTCGACCGGGGTGACATCGTCATAATGGTTAGCCCCGACCAATCGACGACGTTCCTAACCAAGAGGATCAAGGCTCTCGGGGGCGACGTCGTTTCTTATGCTCCCCCCAATAATCTCCCTCGCGGATATACTGATCTCAACAAGACTCTT GTACCAAATGGGCACCTTTGGGTCGAAGGGGATAATTTGCTCAACAGTAGAGATTCCAGGCATTTCGGTGCAGTTCCTTACGAGCATCTACGCTATAGAGTATTTGCTGTG GTGTGGCCACCTAGCGAATGCAGATTGATAAGCAACAAGATTGAATAA
- the LOC125191284 gene encoding mitochondrial inner membrane protease subunit 1-like, with protein sequence MERVASMAKAAAHKAILYSPIRYFKVIGPSMRPTFDDFNIVLVEKISILRGKVDRGDIVIMASPEQSRKCITKRIKALGGDVVSYAPPNNRRRGYTDLKKTLVVPNGHVWVEGDNLLNSRDSRNFGAVPYRYLGYRVFAVVWPPSECRLISNKIE encoded by the exons ATGGAGAGAGTGGCATCCATGGCGAAGGCAGCCGCGCATAAAGCCATATTGTATTCCCCTATCAGATACTTCAAA GTCATCGGTCCAAGTATGCGCCCCACCTTCGATGACTTCAACATCGTTTTGGTTGAAAAGATATCAATCCTCCGCGGCAAAGTCGACCGGGGTGACATCGTCATAATGGCTAGCCCCGAGCAATCGAGGAAGTGCATTACCAAAAGGATCAAGGCTCTCGGGGGCGACGTCGTTTCTTATGCTCCCCCCAATAATCGCCGTCGCGGATATACTGATCTCAAGAAGACTCTTGTT GTACCAAATGGGCATGTTTGGGTCGAAGGGGATAATTTGCTCAACAGTAGAGATTCCAGGAATTTCGGTGCAGTTCCTTACCGGTATCTAGGCTATAGAGTATTTGCTGTG GTGTGGCCACCTAGCGAATGCAGATTGATAAGCAACAAGATTGAATAA
- the LOC125189140 gene encoding BTB/POZ domain-containing protein At2g04740 isoform X1 yields MLSELDDIDLEAADFHSSLPLKKVPYGDIFEASRAGDVGRLRYLLESGVNVNARDQWDSVALYYACLAGHLDAARMLLESGAICSEHTFDGDRCHYAALNLKVRKLLKSFEARPPPLQPLQAALRDTFFSCQANHFHFNFTSLLPGHSSQGESSSSYCPPDIVFYVQGRPLEAHRLILAARSPFFNKKFQTDWKQRNEVRFSREKLSYPSLFSLVHFFYSDRLEVAVDDMEDLVRICKVCKCHSLQTLLEKEMHHQKHADYKALTQIQDSQKRFILQGISLPEEDRLPAALNRILQISLANSPRGQGIDTEDLADVCVRVEDKIFRCHRVILASRSEYFKARLSRIKDFIQGTDPLPQQSLPCLDEHDLNAETFQKMIEYMYTDGLVEINPDQAEEMFDAASRYLLFPLKRPVADALLPQLEMVSPAELCHWLLLADMYGVLKIREYCLDAIALNFETFAETREFRAMLLTLPPPSGDSSLRTTAPSAPGAEVNVVEGNILDDLREKWLEAEGAELDKRDESALLFDKRLDMLMLVAKQEKSVEHEDNVDSSPETLSSSSVVIKSEVLER; encoded by the exons GCCCGCGACCAATGGGATTCCGTCGCCCTCTACTACGCTTGCCTCGCCGGCCATCTCGATGCCGCCCGGATGCTCCTCGAGAGCGGAGCCATCTGCTCCGAGCACACCTTCGACGGCGACCGCTGCCACTACGCCGCCCTCAATCTCAAAGTGCGCAAGTTGCTCAAGTCCTTTGAGGCCCGCCCGCCGCCTCTCCAACCTCTACAGGCCGCGCTCAGAGACACTTTCTTCTCCTGCCAAGCCAATCACTTTCACTTCAATTTCACTTCTCTTCTACCAG GTCATTCATCACAAGGCGAGTCCAGTTCCTCCTACTGCCCCCCCGATATTGTATTCTACGTGCAAGGAAGACCTCTTGAAGCTCACAGGCTCATCTTGGCTGCCCGATCGCCCttcttcaataaaaaatttcagacCGACTGGAAACAAAGAAATGAAGTTCGATTTTCACGGGAGAAGCTTTCTTATCCCTCTCTTTTTAGCCTTGTCCACTTCTTCTATTCTGATAGACTAGAGGTTGCTGTTGATGACATGGAAGATCTTGTTAGGATTTGCAAAGTTTGCAAGTGCCACTCTCTACAGACTCTTCTTGAGAAAGAAATGCATCATCAAAAACATGCAGACTACAAAGCTCTTACACAAATACAAGACTCTCAGAAGAGGTTCATCTTGCAGGGCATTTCGCTTCCTGAAGAAGATCGTCTCCCTGCTGCATTAAATCGAATCCTCCAAATCTCTCTTGCCAATTCACCCAGAGGACAAGGCATTGATACGGAGGACCTTGCAGATGTTTGTGTGAGAGTTGAGGATAAGATATTCCGATGCCATCGAGTTATCTTAGCTTCACGATCAGAATACTTTAAGGCCAGATTATCCCGAATAAAAGATTTCATTCAAGGCACTGACCCTTTACCACAGCAGTCTCTTCCTTGTCTTGATGAACATGACCTAAACGCAGAGACTTTCCAGAAAATGATTGAGTATAT GTATACTGATGGTCTAGTAGAGATAAACCCTGACCAG GCAGAAGAAATGTTTGATGCTGCTTCAAGATATTTGTTATTTCCTCTTAAACGGCCAGTTGCAGACGCTCTTCTGCCTCAGTTGGAGATGGTTTCCCCTGCAGAATTATGTCATTGGTTGCTATTAGCTGACAT GTACGGTGTCTTAAAGATACGTGAATACTGCTTAGATGCTATAGCGCTCAACTTTGAAACTTTTGCTGAAACTCGTGAGTTTCGGGCAATGCTTTTGACTCTGCCGCCTCCATCCGGAGATTCTTCACTTCGGACAACAGCTCCAAGTGCACCGGGAGCTGAGGTAAATGTAGTAGAAGGAAATATCCTTGATGATTTGCGTGAGAAATGGCTTGAGGCTGAAGGTGCTGAGCTAGACAAAAGAGATGAAAGTGCATTGCTTTTTGACAAGCGCCTTGATATGCTCATGCTTGTGGCAAAGCAGGAGAAATCAGTCGAACATGAAGATAATGTTGACTCTTCTCCAGAGACTCTGTCCTCCTCCTCTGTTGTCATCAAGTCCGAGGTGCTTGAAAGATAG